The region ttaggcacatcaggggctctgcaaacgtaacatgattcccgcagaccattccatcaaagtctgcattccaaatcgtcactacttcccttccgagccccggcatgtgcccaaacagtggtttacccccacatatggggtatcagcgtactcaggagaaactggacaacaacttttggggtccaatttctcctgttacccttgggaaaataaaaaattgtgggttaaaaaatcatttttgaggaaagaaaaataattttttattttcatggctctgcgttataaacttctgtgaagcacttgggggttcaaagtgctcaccacacatctagattagttccactaacgattggagctaattttccattcaaaaagtcaaatggcgcaccttcccttccgagccttgccgtgcacccaaacagtggtttacccccacatatgaggtatcggcgtactcaggagaaattgcccaacaaattttaggatccattttatcctgttgcccatgtgaaaatgaaaaaattgaggctaaaagaaattttgtgtgaaaaaaaagtactttttcatttttacggatcaatttgtgaagcacctgagggtttaaagtgctcactatgcatctagataagttccttggggggtctagtttccaaaatggggtcacttgtgggggagctccaatgtttaggcacacagggcctctccaaacctgacatggtgtccgctaactatggagataatttttcattcaaaaagtcaaatggcgctccttcccttccgagccttaccatgtgcccaaacagtagtttacccccacatatgaggtattggcgtactcaggagaaattgcccaaccaattttaggatccattttatcctgttgcccatgtgaaaatgaaaaaattgaggctaaaagaaattttgtgtgaaaaaaaagtactttttcatttttacggattaatttgtgaagcacctgggggtttaaagtgctcactatgcttctagatacgttccttggggggtctagtttccaaaatggggtcacttgtgggggagctccaatgtttaggcacacgggggctctccaaacgcgacatggtgtccgctaaagattggagccaatttttcattcaaaaagtcaaatggcgctccttcccttccgagccctgccgtgcgcccaaacagtggtttacccccacatatgaggtatcagcgtactcaggacaaattggacaacaacattcgtggtccagtttctccttttacccttgggaaaataaaaaaattgttgcgaaaagatcatttttgtgactgaaaagttaaatgttaatttttcccctccatgttgcttctgctgctgtgaaacacctgaagggttaataaacctcttgaatgtggttttgagcaccttgaggggtgcagtttttagaatggtgtcacttttgggtattttcagccatatagaaccctcaaactgacttcaaatgtgaggtggtccctaaaaaaaatggttttgtaaattttgttgtaaaaatgagaaatcactggtcaaattttaacccttataacttcctagcaaaataaaaatttgtttccaaaattgtgctgatgtaaagtagacatgtgggaaatgttatttattaactattttgtgtcacataactctctggtttaacagaataaaaattcaaaatgtgaaaattgcaaaattttcaaatttttcgccaaatttccgtttttttcacaaataaactcagaaattatcaacctaaatttaccactaacatgaagcccaatatgtcacgaaaaaacaatctcagaaccgcaaggatccgttgaagcgttcctgagttattacctcataaagggacactggtcagaattgcaaaaaatggcaaggtcattaaggccaaaataggctgggtcatgaaggggttaaagggtcaatattgacttttaggattgctacttccaacaggtggcactagcgTTCTACTCCTCTTCCTCTCTGTAGAGGTAATGTGCATATTTAACTTCCCAGAGGACCATTGCaggcttggcatgtcactctccacaaggagaaatgttccaCTTTGGATCCCGAGAGAGAAGGAAACATGACAGTGAATGAGCAGGAACAGATAGTTTGACCAACGTGGGTAGCAGGGAGCGGAACACAGAACTGGTGGAGGATGCAGGACAGCGGGTAGAGAGCAATACATATGTGGGATAAATAGTGAGGTTTGGCTGGAACATACAATACCTGTATGGTCACACGAGGAGGGGGTGCTATAGGGTGTGAAGTTTCGGTGACCTAAGGAGAGAAAAATACCATTAGATAAACATAGTGATGACATATCATAGTGAACTAAAGTACTAAATAGTACTAGAAAGTATAAGAAAGAAGGCCTGCATCCGAGTAGCAGCATGAATAGAATATAGGTCAGTAAAACACATCATGACACAAACATATTGAGGATATTAAGGAAACATTACAAAGtctagagaagagaaaaaaaacaaaaaaggggggTATTTAGAGCCTCACCATGCCTTGTCATTGCTCCAGTCAAAAGGTATTGCAATCAATACTGCTGACAAACAGCGTTCAAACAggcaatagaaaaaataattatcagTACTGAAATTAATAACATTTCTTTTTACTTCATCTGTCAAAAACAAggatgtcacggatccctactccgtggtgtcacttattcgtgacgtgcctgctctcacacgtgacttggggttgtgcctgcaagggttaatctatctcccctctctcagtccagcattcaacctctgtcctatgctgtaatgggagcataaatcacacaccgacccaggccacacacccgctcatacgcgctgccaccactcatcgaatacacgggcgataagtcccggactaataataatactaataaaaatatgtctatcactcataaggctcacacacctttaggctatggattccttagaacattcaaggttcaacttgttaaaagttttatactttaataacaaaagggtcagtgcttacaataagaaaaggtacaaaaatatgataataaaaagacatacaacttatgcaaaacagtatcaaagtaaacaggagaaacttacagaagttatctaactggtagttgcttctgctccctgagggtaggacgaatgtagattggatcacaccagcttctcaggctgccctcacatgtgaacacaattctctgactgcagcctaaatttataactttggtctgaggtcaggtttctagaccgggtcctcaggccaatatcataactgctgcctgtttgattgggccacggccgcacccccaatgaatatattattctctCTTTTGGAGAGGTTCTCAGGGATAGATTACCTCAGGCCAcaatttagcatctcccctccaagacctcagaggtgtcaagtgttcctttgttcttggccttagccagacctcctggtgagatctgGAGACCCAATGTCTACTattcccaaggaagtacctgttaacacctaggtgcgacttgccttcaggacagatgttacattatcactagtcacacatataaccctagacatatgtcactacacacatatagatatatatatatatacacacatacacatatttcaccacacctccctccttatgaacgtgcatgggggttgacttacaggtcagctcccgagcacgtatctggttctgccccatcttggcgagagaggccatcagcattgccatgatcaacGTCCTTCTTGTGCTgtattgtgaaatcatattgctgaagtatcaaactccatctaagcaatttcccattgtccccaactactctgttgagccaactcaatgggctatgatctgtgatcacggtgaagttgcgcccataggggtatggttgcagcttctgcagagcccacacaattgccaaacattccttttcaatggtggcataagccacttctctgggcaggagtttcctgcttaggtacagaattgggtgttcctctccttgttggttcacctggctgagaactgcacctagcccataggtgctggcatctgtctgcactacaaaccggcgagtgaaatctggggcctgcaggacgggtgaactaaccaatgccgactttagggcagaaaatgattcctcacactgaggacacaggagacaattttaggaagtctcttcctggtcagatcagttaatggtttggccagagcactgtagtttggtacaaacctcctatagtagccagccgtacccaggaaggacagtacctgcttcttggttcgtggggtggcccaggctgtaatggcttctaccttccctggctcaggttttagcagtcctccccccacccggtgtcccaggtattgtacttcccgcatggctacctgacactttcctggcttaacagtaagacctgaagttttaagcttttgcaacacctgcgaaagatgtacgaggtgttcctcccaagaatcactAAAGATGGCTATATCCTCAAGATAAGCGATggcaaaaccatcacatccttccaataagtgattgaccaacctctggaaggtcgcaggggcattcttcataccaaagggcatcaccagaaactcaaacagcccgaatggcgttataaaggcagacctctcctgagcttccCTGGTCAGGagtatctgccagtatcccctactcaggtccatgatggtgaggtatGATGCtatagctagctgctctaacagctcatctatcctcggcatggggtagacctctgttgtgaattacacttttttggctccctcttgtggtcactagtgatatgactgggattgtctttcctcagtttggcacccacctgggtcgttagtccaggggtgttgctatataaactttctggatcctcagtccagtgcctggcatcgttgtaatcagatcctttctgtttgctcctgtctgctggtcctggttattgcaaaattaagctaagtcctgcttccttgttttttggttatctgtactgctcttattttctgtccagcttgtactaaatgtgattcctgatttttctggaagctctagggggctggtattctccccccgggccgttagacggttcgggggttcttgaatatccagcgtggaaattttgatagggtttttgctgaccgtataagtcatcttactatattctgctattagtcagtgggcctctctttgctaaatatctagttcattcttacgtttgtcttttctccttacctcaccgttattatttgtggggggcttgtatccaacttttggggtcttttctctggaggcaagaaaggtctatcttttcccttctagggttagttagttctccggctggcgcgagacgtctacaaccaacgtaggcacgttccccggctgctgctatttgtggtgctaggattagatatacagtcagcccagttaccactgccctatgagctggttttttatgtttgcagacttggtatgtacttttgagaccctctgccattggggtgacaacagtatgccaggccaaagttgaatgtttaatgcattgcagaagtgggataataagaaaggaaattctgagttttttttttttttcctctctttgttcctcccctttacctctgagtggcttgtgcttgctgcagacatgaatgtccagaccttgattacaagtgtggatcagcttgctgctcgagtgcagggcatacaagattttgttaccagtagtccaatgtctgaacctaaaatacctattcctgaactgttctctggagaccgattcaagtttaggaatttcaggaataattgtaaattgtttctatctctgagaccccgttcatctggagactcagctcagcaagttaaaattgttatctctttcttacggggcgaccctcaggattgggccttctcgctagcgccaggagatccggcattggcaaatattgatgcgttttttctggcgctcggattgctttacgaggaacccaatcttgaaattcaggcagaaaaagccttgctggctatttctcagggccaggatgaagctgaagtgtattgccaaaaatttcggaaatggtccgtgcttactcagtggaatgagtgtgctctggccgcaaatttcagaaatggcctttctgaagctattaagaatgtgatggtgggtttctccattcctacaagtctgaatgattccatggcgctggctattcaaattgaccggcgtttgcgggagtgcaaaactgctaatcctctggtggtgttgtctgaacaaacacctgatttaatgcaatgtgatagaattcagactagaaatgaacggaaaaatcatagacgtcagaatgggttgtgtttttactgtggtgattctacacatgttatatcagcatgctctaaacgcctaacaagggttgttagccctgtcgccattggtaatttgcaacctaaatttattttgtctgtgactttaatttgctcattgtcttcctaccctgttatggcgtttgtggattcaggtgctgccctgagtcttatggatctgtcatttgccaagcgctgtggttttgttcttgagcctttggtaaatcctatccctcttagaggtattgatgctacgccattggcggaaaataaaccgcagttttggacacaggtaaccatgtgcatgactcctgaacatcgggaggtgattcgttttcttgttctgcataaaatgcatgatttggtcgttttgggtctgccatggttacagacccataatccagtcttggattggaaggcaatgtctgtgtcaagttggggctgtcagggaattcatggtgattccccgccggtgtctattgcttcctctactccttcggaagttcctgagtatttgtctgattatcaggatgtattcagcgagtccaggtccagtgctctgcctcctcatagggactgtgactgcgccatagatttgattccaggtagtaaatttcctaagggaagactatttaatctgtctgtacctgagcataccgcaatgcgttcgtatatcaaggagtctctggagaaggggcatatccgtccatcctcttcccctcttggtgcgggattcttttttgtggccaagaaggacggatctttgagaccttgtattgactatcggcttctgaataaaatcactgttaaatttcagtatcctttgcctctgttgtcggacttgtttgcccggattaaaggtgccaagtggttcaccaagatagatcttcgtggtgcgtacaaccttgtgcgcattaagcaaggagatgaatggaaaactgcatttaatacgcccgaaggtcattttgagtacttggtgatgccttttgggctctctaatgctccttcagtgtttcagtcctttatgcatgatattttccggaagtatctggataaatttatgattgtttatctggatgatattgtttttttctgatgattgggactcgcatgtagagcaggtcaggatggtgtttcaggttttgcgtgagcatgctttgtttgttaagggctcaaagtgtctcttcggagtacagaaggttccctttttgggttttattttttccccttctgcggtggagatggacccagtcaaggtccgagctattcatgattggactcagcccacgtcagttaaaagtcttcagaagttcttgggttttgctaacttctaccgtcgttttatcgctaatttttctagcgttgttaaacctttgacggatatgaccaagaaaggttctgatgttgctaactgggctcctgcagccgtggaagctttccaagagttgaagcgccggtgtacttcggcgcctgttttgtgccagcctgatgtctcactgccctttcaggttgaagtggatgcttctgagattggggcaggggccgttttgtcacagagaggccctggttgctctgtaatgagaccatgtgcctttttctctaggaagttttcgcctgctgagcggaattatgatgttggcaatcgggagttgttggccatgaagtgggcatttgaggagtggcgtcattggctcaagggtgctaagaatcatgtggtggacaacttgaagttgtcacaggagaaggctcagcgttttgccaaccgccgccgcggtgtgggtccccgacttcgtgttggggatttggtatggctgtcttctcgatttgttcctatgaaggtctcctctcctaaatttaagcctcgcttcatcggtccttacaagatattggaaatccttaatcctgtgtcctttcgcttggatcttccggtgtcgtttgccattcacaacatgttccataggtctctgttgcggcggtacgttgtgcctgtggttccttctgttgagcctcctgctccggtgttggttgagggtgagttggagtacgtggtggagaagatcttggattctcgtctctccagacggaggcttcagtatctggtcaagtggaagggctatggccaggaggataattcctgggtggttgcctctgatgtgcatgcggccgatttagttcgtgcctttcacgctgctcatcctgatcgccctggtggtcctggtgagggttcggtgacccctccttaaagggggggtactgttgtgaattagacttttttggctccctcttgtggtcactagtgatatgactctgggattgtctttcctcagtttggcacccacctgggtcgttagtccaggggtgttgctatataaacttcctggatcctcagtccagtgcctggcatcgttgtaatcagatcctttctgtttgctcctgtctgctggtcctggttattgcaaaattaagctaagtcctgcttccttgttttttggttatctgtattgctcttattttctgtccagcttgtactaaatgtgattcctgattttgctggaagctctagggggctggtattctccccccgggccgttagacggttcgggggttcttgaatatccagcgtggaaattttgatagggtttttgctgaccgtataagtcatcttactatattctgctattagtcagtgggcctctctttgctaaatatctagttcattcttacatttgtcttttctccttacctcaccgttattatatgtggggggcttgtatccaacttttggggtcttttctctggaggcaagaaaggtctatcttttcccttctagggttagttagttctccggctggcgcgagacgtctagaaccaacgtaggcacgttccccggctgctgctatttgtggtgctaggattagttatacggttagcccagttaccactgccctatgagctggttttttatgtttgcagacttggtatgtacttttgagaccctctgccattggggtcataacagacatgaTTTAGGTCATGATTTCTTGGTGTTGTGTGGATGGTACCTTTCATAATGGAAAAGGCTGTTATGGTCCATAGATTTCACAATTCTGTTGGAAGTGACCAGCCATCACAAATAATGACTATAGTATCCAGAAacttggtattttttttatttcgatggATGATAAAAGTGAGGACTGAGATTATGGTATTGATCTTATTGACTAAATATGAGCGATTCTGGGGGACCTGTCCAgacaacaaaaatgtcatctatgtatcaTTTCCCCATGAGGAATAGTGTTGATAGCTCACTAGTATAGGGGTGTTTATCCTCAAAGTCCACCATAAAAACATTAGTATATGAGGGCGCTACGTTCGTTCTCATCGTGGTCTCGGTTAGTTGTTGACAGAATCGATCCTTGGTCAGGATAATCGTAAGTATTTCCtcacaaaactgtttttttttgcattgggcTCAAGTCTGAATTACTGTCCCAAAAGTCTTTTGTGGCACATAAATCCAATTGATGATAAATACTAGTATAGAGACTGTTTACATCCATAGTAACCAGTAAACTATTAGTAGGGATGGGGCCTATGTTTGTGAGGGATTTGATAAAAATCATCTTTATCAAATAGGAAAGATCTGGTAGGTTTCACTAGATGTGTGAAGATTCTTTCCAGAACAATGGCCAATGGGGAGAGGACAGAATCAGTGGAGGCTACAACTGAATTTTTGGAAGGGCATAAAAGACTGGTGCTATCAGGTGACAATTGGTTATAAACTCCCTGAGCTTTGTGTCAATGGTATTGTTGTGGAGATATTTCTCTAGTATGTTATGGATCTCAACCCTGATCTCAGTTAGAGGATTTCTGGGTATAGGCTTATAGGTTTTACAGTCTTGTAGCTGTGAATGTATTTTGTTTCTGAAGTAACCCTTGTCCATCACAATGACGCTGCCTTTGTCGACTGGTTTAATAATTATTTGCTTGCATTGAATGAGGCTGTTGAGTACAGCCTGTTCATTGAATGTGAGGTTACTTTGGATCTGTAGTTCACCATTAGTGATaagcaagtatactcattgcttgggttttccttaacacgctcgggtggtctccgagtatttgtaagttctcggagatttggttttccttgcctcagctgcatgattttacagctgatagacagcttgaatatatgtggggattcccaagcaatcaggcaacccccacatgtacacaggctggctagcagccgtaaatcatgcagctgtatcaacaaaaactaaatctccgagcagttacaaatactcggagactacccgagtgtgatctggaaaacccgagcaacgagtacactcgctcatcactattcaccgtCCTAGGTCTCTTTAGCATCTCAGATACAGCTGTTTACCAACGAGAAAAGTTTCAACAGGGTAGTAAGTTCTAGGAGGATTGTATTGGTccatcagtggaggcctagttggTGACTGGTCTAAGTAGAATTGTTGATTGCACTTTTGGTGGGACTTCCAGAGATGCCTTTTCAGAAAAGTGTGCCTTCAATCAGACTGTGCGATAGAAGCTATGCAGTTCTTGATCTGAAGAAAATGGATTAATGTCGGGGATTTTCGCAGAAGGACAGGCCTTACGGTTATAAATTCAGTTCATATGAAGTGAGTATATGGGATGAGATGTTGTAGATGAGAGGTTCTGGCCTACCTGTGACCTGGTCTGCATCCTTGGACCTCTGGTTCCGTCTACCGCTTCGCCGTCTCGATTTCCTTGTGGTCGATTTCCTCTGGAACCTAAAAAAAGGGTTTTGTAGGGAAAGAGACTCGTCGCTTCCAGAACTGGAATAATATGAGCGAGGTTGTCGTGTAGGTCTGTAGAATTCTGTGGACTGCCATCGATAAACCTGGCCAGATATATAATCTTCAGAGTCTTTGAagaatttcctgcgttttttggatTCCAATTTGGTTTTAAATTCCGCAAGATTCTTGTCTACCTTGGACTTGATGGTTTGCCAATCCTCCAAAGTGCTTGTATTAACAAGTTGCTGTTCAATGATTTCTACTTTTTGCTTCGCCTCAGTTACAGCTGTGTGTAGAAATTCCAGGGTAAGTAGAATTAGGTCCATAGAACACTTATTGAGAATAGCATCAAACTTGTTACAGTAATCAGGCTGATCAAGGAAAAGGGCAGGGCGTAAGTGGGAACGTAGACCCCTCGGGATACGCTGCACCTTGTAGTATTCTGCGAGGGTGGCGTTATGTAAATCCAATGAGATAAAGCGTTTTGATGCTTGTTCATAATCTCGAGTCTTGAGGTCTCCTGTTGGAATCTGGAGAAAATGACTAGATGATGCTACTCGAGAGATGATAGCGTTGGCTTCAGTATCGTTGTAAGTAGCCGTTGGTAATGACATTTGTGCAGTGATGAACAGGTGCAACAGTCAGATTTGTACAAAGTAGGTGAAAAAGACTAGCACTGTCCTTTTAAAAATAGTGTGCTCGAGGAAGGGACTCTTGGTACAGACTAATCGAAGTAGAAACCTCAGTAACCACAAAAAAGAACAGAACTGTAGGTCTTTCTGAACTGTTGTTATTTATTTGGATCCGACAAAGTCAAAACAGATATGGTCCGACGTTTCGACAGAGAGCGCTTTTTGCCAAGGACATCTGAAGGGGATTACAGAAGATACCTATTATACAGTGTCGCAAAtgatatacaaatatatacagaaaaTATATACACAAACAGGATATGCAAaggtaaatactagtgatgagtgagtatactcgttgctctggttttcctgatcacgctcgggggtcctcagagtatttgttagtgttcggagattaagttttcatcaccgcagctgaatgatttacagctactagccagcttgtttacatgtgaggattccctagcaaccaggcaacccccaca is a window of Ranitomeya variabilis isolate aRanVar5 chromosome 2, aRanVar5.hap1, whole genome shotgun sequence DNA encoding:
- the LOC143807727 gene encoding uncharacterized protein LOC143807727, with product MSLPTATYNDTEANAIISRVASSSHFLQIPTGDLKTRDYEQASKRFISLDLHNATLAEYYKVQRIPRGLRSHLRPALFLDQPDYCNKFDAILNKCSMDLILLTLEFLHTAVTEAKQKVEIIEQQLVNTSTLEDWQTIKSKVDKNLAEFKTKLESKKRRKFFKDSEDYISGQVYRWQSTEFYRPTRQPRSYYSSSGSDESLSLQNPFFRFQRKSTTRKSRRRSGRRNQRSKDADQVTGHRNFTPYSTPSSCDHTDVLDKDQIFEQPWSEDDDVWEGQLVSQEVDDDETLFSTSQDDHSVKVFDDEVTDPTWEGAMQSEASSAEREGFAALQQARRDNGVARGRRRAIIPQNIHTRTKARVRSSLVWRFFKESAEDKRMVICNLCHTKISRGLTSTSLTTTSMLRHISAKHPARWAERLGPQLVSAGDTTASSPVLRA